The Candida dubliniensis CD36 chromosome 5, complete sequence genome has a window encoding:
- a CDS encoding peroxisomal integral membrane protein, putative (Similar to S. cerevisiae PEX29) codes for MEQVSSILGNILSVEEGTTQPHSQSKTSSNRSSIDESSETLSKKPQRRSKDFDFSSFWKTSDKEQHDINTANSEGGGEGDSRIVGDKTSKKVPSNLLDPESNATTTPLPAPSSSSSAQYMADKLMEKVISMMISNEVVDEQTSKILQDRIQMQKQRPPLSIALMQNNSNELHRRNSDMYIFIDHVEKFFSWQDPFYTVGWLLIITHLILNPYLFSVLPLIQLITSTMVPHYLMIYPPDGVTNQEYLEVNPKPSDKPLNLYKVPKPVPLFSREFFMNFTDTQNFMTLNIKLFDFTVWLTSDYLYFKNEQITSGIYIICVALIFGNLYLMPYIVPFLLNHFIIVQLSFIFNIWAITAILHPYPRGLLLEWIYKEDTRLNFQHFVNKIEDKLTKFIVKTPTLEQSITNTNLQHATKDIGSSGDETLEDNDTKYVEIYELQKLNTKNKIWEAVGFTPNFYTTNDVTRRYNSVMQELEQNDKSHSHSNEDHHQELHKLPLHKRDTLSEISPPQNYKFIPSEKWKIDYDISTWVENNLIQDLVIVDDDEKWAYDVITEVNQDHDEMNGKQLDKAINEMTMDEIEKLTDLTKSTEFFRRRRWIRKVTRMNYKDFKEASVPLSSISAWV; via the coding sequence atggAACAGGTGTCGTCTATTCTAGGTAACATATTGTCAGTTGAGGAGGGGACAACGCAACCACATTCACAATCCAAAACACTGCTGAATCGTAGCTCCATAGATGAATCATCAGAAACATTATCGAAAAAACCACAGCGAAGATCCaaagattttgatttttcttcattttggAAAACAAGTGATAAAGAACAACATGACATAAATACAGCAAACAGCGAAGGTGGCGGGGAAGGTGATTCTCGAATTGTTGGAGATAAAACATCAAAGAAAGTGCCTTCTAATTTGTTAGATCCAGAAAGCAATGCCACTACTACACCGTTACCAGCACCGAGCTCGTCGTCATCGGCACAATACATGGCAGATAAGTTGATGGAGAAAGTGATTTCAATGATGATTTCCAACGAAGTAGTTGATGAGCAAACAAGTAAAATTCTTCAAGATCGAATACAGATGCAGAAACAACGCCCACCATTGAGTATTGCATTAATGCAGAATAACAGCAATGAGTTACATCGACGCAATTCCGACATGTATATTTTCATAGATCATGTGGAAAAGTTTTTCAGTTGGCAGGATCCTTTTTATACGGTGGGATGGTTGTTAATAATCActcatttgattttgaatcCATACTTGTTTAGTGTTTTGCCGTTAATTCAGTTAATCACTTCTACAATGGTGCCacattatttaatgatttatccACCAGATGGTGTTACCAATCAAGAGTATTTGGAGGTAAACCCAAAACCTTCAGACAAACCATTGAATCTATACAAGGTACCAAAACCTGTCCCTTTATTTTCTCGTGAATTTTTCATGAATTTTACGGACACACAAAATTTTATGACCTTGaatatcaaattgtttgattttacAGTATGGTTAACGTCTGATTACTTATATTTTAAGAATGAACAAATCACATCGggaatatatattatttgtgTGGCTTTAATATTTGGGAATTTGTATTTGATGCCATATATTGTTCCATTCCTATTGAACCATTTTATAATTGTACAACTaagttttattttcaatatctgGGCAATCACAGCAATTTTGCATCCATATCCACgaggattattattagaatgGATTTATAAGGAGGATACAAGATTGAACTTTCAGCATTTTGTTAATAAAATAGAAGATAAGTTGACAAAGTTTATAGTGAAAACCCCTACATTGGAACAATCTATAACAAACACAAATTTACAGCATGCAACTAAAGATATTGGATCAAGTGGCGATGAAACTTTGGAAGATAATGATACAAAATATGTTGAGATATATGAATTACAAAAGTTAAATACTAAGAACAAAATATGGGAAGCTGTTGGGTTTACACCTAATTTCTATACCACTAACGATGTGACTCGAAGATATAACTCTGTAATGCAGGAATTAGAACAGAATGACAAATCGCATTCACATTCTAATGAGGATCATCACCAAGAACTCCACAAATTACCTTTGCATAAACGAGATACACTTTCTGAGATTAGTCCGCCACAAAATTACAAGTTTATCCCATCagaaaaatggaaaattgattatgataTTAGTACTTGGgttgaaaacaatttgattcaagaccttgttattgttgatgatgacgaaAAATGGGCATATGACGTGATCACCGAAGTTAATCAAGACCATGACGAAATGAATGGGAAACAACTTGATAAGGCAATCAATGAAATGACTAtggatgaaattgaaaaattgaccGATTTAACAAAAAGTACAGAGTTTTTTAGGAGAAGAAGATGGATTCGAAAAGTGACAAGAATGAATTATAAGGATTTTAAAGAGGCATCAGTACCATTAAGTTCCATTAGTGCCTGGGTTTAA
- a CDS encoding PWI domain mRNA processing protein, putative, with product MAYRLNPVDEDYVQAKVNKDKQNTTTKLPKIFNKNPNNYSNIKLEKFKPWITEEINKQLPDDDIIIDYIYELLQDYGNETGKEFPDILNINLQLTDFLGEKESRVFCKQLWSLILEASNEPDGIPTVLKEKKEKPTIVQKEECKSTQKTKTKKTNYNRSSSLVSDSNRRPRTIVNREYEHRYTTTAPDYQHRYRSRTERDRDESIYRRRH from the coding sequence ATGGCATATAGATTAAATCCAGTCGATGAGGATTACGTACAGGCAAAGgtaaataaagataaacaGAATACAACCACCAAACTCCCGaagattttcaataaaaacCCAAACAATTATTCCAATATTAAACTAGAGAAATTCAAACCATGGATAactgaagaaattaataagCAACTACCTGACGATGATATAATCATTGATTACATTTACGAGTTGTTACAAGACTATGGAAATGAAACAGGGAAGGAGTTTCCcgatattttgaatataaatttaCAATTAACAGATTTCTTGGGGGAGAAGGAATCAAGAGTATTTTGTAAGCAACTATGGTCCTTGATTCTAGAGGCATCGAACGAACCTGATGGCATTCCTACAGTcttaaaagaaaagaaggaaaaacCAACCATTGTCCAGAAAGAAGAATGTAAATCTACACAAAAgacaaaaacaaagaaaacaaacTATAATAGAAGCTCCTCTCTTGTGTCTGATCTGAATAGAAGACCTCGAACGATTGTCAACAGGGAATATGAACATCGATATACCACAACAGCACCAGATTACCAACATAGATATAGGTCTAGAACTGAAAGAGATAGAGACGAATCAATATATCGAAGGAGACACTAG
- a CDS encoding uncharacterized YTH domain-containing protein, putative yields the protein MFDTADSSRHYLVIETPSADYKQEERYNDDNDIIHNSKNYYIPSLDDISSISTSASSHGTTFFSNNHSSLNRYGTPRSLSRLRSIESEIDNLPLVFKTNIWSNEYSVNHNKTANLFANFTLESGNFACNLTTTACDKSQLSCNDSSYATTSSQVSPVNNIPVIAADTNSRSFGSTTPSINTNAVVSGTPYSPPPSCLTFRTYTGAIFTVPKTSKFFVIKSYNILDVNASFIHNIWTSTELGNRRLDKAYTELAKTNNSDVDGKIFLFFSVNSSGKFCGIAEMKSAIDFTTASNIWCEQTRWKGIFPVEWLLIKDVPNKFFQHLKIPANDYKPVTNSRDTQEIPFDIGISMLKIVSSFKSNEC from the coding sequence ATGTTCGACACGGCCGATTCATCAAGACACTATCTCGTAATTGAAACCCCATCGGCTGATTATAAACAAGAGGAAAGgtataatgatgataatgatatcaTCCATAACAGTAAAAACTATTACATTCCATCTTTAGATGATATTTCCTCGATATCGACATCAGCATCTTCTCATGGTACTACTTTTTTCAGCAACAACCACCTGAGCTTAAATAGATATGGCACTCCAAGATCACTCTCAAGATTGagatcaattgaatcagaAATCGACAATTTGCCTTTAGTTTTTAAGACAAATATTTGGTCAAATGAGTATCTGGTTAACCACAACAAGACTGCTAATTTGTTTGCTAATTTTACTTTAGAATCTGGGAATTTTGCTTGCAATTTAACTACTACAGCTTGCGATAAATCTCAGTTATCATGCAATGATTCTAGTTACGCTACTACCTCTCTGCAAGTTTCTCCAGTCAATAATATTCCAGTAATTGCAGCTGATACCAATTCTCGCTCCTTTGGAAGCACCACCCCAAGTATAAACACTAATGCTGTTGTTTCAGGCACTCCTTATTCACCTCCTCCCAGTTGTCTCACTTTTAGAACGTACACTGGTGCTATATTCACTGTTCCAAAGACATCTAAATTCTTTGTAATCAAATCTTACAATATTCTTGACGTCAATGCCTCCTTTATTCATAATATATGGACATCTACTGAGTTGGGTAACAGACGCTTAGATAAGGCATACACGGAATTAGCAAAAACTAATAACTCTGATGTTGATGGTAAgatctttttatttttcctGGTCAATTCACTGGGGAAGTTTTGTGGGATTGCTGAGATGAAAAGTGCCATTGATTTCACTACTGCACTGAATATCTGGTGTGAGCAAACTAGATGGAAGGGTATATTCCCAGTAGAATGGTTATTGATCAAGGATGTCCCCAATAAATTCTTCCAACATTTAAAAATTCCAGCTAACGATTATAAGCCAGTCACGAATTCTAGAGATACTCAAGAGATCCCCTTTGACATTGGTATCAGCATGCTTAAGATTGTCAGTTCCTTCAAATCCAATGAATGCTAA
- a CDS encoding NAD-dependent histone deacetylase, puytative (Similar to S. cerevisiae HST3;~In S. cerevisiae: member of the Sir2 family of NAD(+)-dependent protein deacetylases; involved along with Hst4p in telomeric silencing, cell cycle progression, radiation resistance, genomic stability and short-chain fatty acid metabolism;~known to play an important role in the regulation of transcriptional repression, microtubule organisation and DNA damage repair processes): protein MISIDLVDTAGINMPAETSIKLHEVIKFISKSKKMTVLTGAGISCNAGIPDFRSSDGLYNMVKAKHPKAVVRGQDLFDISLFRDEISLSVFCTFMESLYKSTLNAKPTETHKFIKILKDKNKLLRCYTQNIDCIEKHINLKLGINLQEFDNDKFKKVWNQLDVVQLHGNLHKLSCTNCFSQFNWNEEFQTLLANGLNPECSKCMDKYQQRLYSGKRLTGQTIGLLRPDIVLYGEHHPQMEILTQGLNSDLKSKPDCLIIMGTSLKVAGVKSLVKSLSKIIHNKGGKVIYINKTKLSASSWKNYIDYEVVSDCDEFVRMLKTEIPDLFLTQEQLDSEKLNQVAVKGSGLNNPITTDAVKQEVKVKIEPGVKQETILEHSPETEPTVKQEPMVKQEVENINVKKEPIPTPPTTPHKPKNAAKLKRKSHEEINTDELHSRIKRLRPRNDQLSSPASSMNGSEEEEEDELVAKVLLENAKKGITLD from the coding sequence atGATACTGATTGACTTGGTTGACACTGCAGGCATCAATATGCCAGCAGAAACCTCAATAAAGCTACATGAAGTGATCAAATTTATATCCAAAAGTAAGAAAATGACAGTTCTTACTGGAGCAGGAATATCCTGTAATGCGGGAATACCTGATTTCCGTTCATCAGATGGGTTATACAATATGGTAAAAGCCAAACACCCAAAAGCAGTAGTGAGAGGTCaagatttatttgatatttcaCTATTTCGAGATGAAATATCTCTTTCTGTTTTCTGTACCTTTATGGAATCATTGTACAAATCCACATTAAATGCCAAACCAACAGAAACTcacaaatttatcaaaatattgaaagataaaaataaattgttgaGATGTTATACCCAAAACATCGATTGCATAGAGAAACACATCAATTTGAAACTAGGTATAAACTTACAAGAGTTTGATAATgacaaattcaaaaaagtTTGGAATCAATTAGATGTTGTGCAACTACATGGCAACTTACACAAATTGTCATGTACTAATTGTTTCAGtcaattcaattggaaCGAGGAATTCCAAACTTTGCTAGCTAACGGTCTAAACCCAGAATGCTCCAAGTGCATGGACAAATACCAACAGAGATTGTACCTGGGCAAAAGATTAACAGGACAAACAATTGGGTTATTGAGACCTgatattgtattgtatGGAGAACATCATCCTCAAATGGAGATTTTGACACAAGGATTGAATTCTGATTTAAAAAGTAAACCTGATTGTTTGATTATAATGGGGACAAGTTTAAAAGTTGCTGGTGTCAAGTCATTGGTTAAAAGTCTAAGCAAAATTATTCACAACAAGGGAGGGAAAGtgatatatattaataaaactaaattgAGTGCAAGCTCGTggaaaaattatattgattatgaaGTGGTGTCAGATTGTGATGAGTTTGTCCGGATGTTGAAAACAGAGATTCCCGATTTGTTTTTGACCCAGGAACAATTGGATTCAGAGAAGTTGAACCAAGTTGCCGTTAAGGGCAGTGGTTTGAACAACCCAATTACAACTGATGCAGTTAAACAAGAGGTTAAAGTGAAGATAGAACCAGGAGTTAAGCAGGAAACTATCCTAGAACATTCACCCGAGACAGAACCAACAGTTAAACAAGAGCCAATGGTCAAACAAGAAGTTGAGAATATAAATGTTAAAAAGGAACCAATCCCCACTCCACCTACAACTCCCCATAAACCGAAAAATGCAGCTaaactaaaaagaaagctgCATGAAGAAATCAATACTGATGAATTACattcaagaattaaaagaCTACGTCCAAGAAATGACCAATTGAGTTCACCTGCCTCTTCCATGAATGGGAGcgaagaggaagaagaggatGAACTTGTGGCGAAAGTGCTACTTGAAAATGCCAAAAAGGGGATTACTTTGGATTAA
- the SNF1 gene encoding carbon catabolite derepressing protein kinase, putative (In S. cerevisiae: AMP-activated serine/threonine protein kinase required for transcription of glucose-repressed genes, thermotolerance, sporulation, and peroxisome biogenesis), with protein sequence MSEQTQPQASNDQQQESQQQQHHHHHHHHHHHHNNENQPQQPVPIDPAANPANRIGRYQILKTLGEGSFGKVKLAQHIGTGQKVALKIINRKTLAKSDMQGRVEREISYLRLLRHPHIIKLYDVIKSKDEIIMVIEFAGKELFDYIVQRGKMPEDEARRFFQQIIAAVEYCHRHKIVHRDLKPENLLLDDQLNVKIADFGLSNIMTDGNFLKTSCGSPNYAAPEVISGKLYAGPEVDVWSAGVILYVMLCGRLPFDDEFIPALFKKISNGVYTLPNYLSAGAKHLLTRMLVVNPLNRITIHEIMEDEWFKQDMPDYLLPPDLSKNKNSKIDIDEDVIRALSVTMGYDRDEIINVIEKANKQVATGNSSSQQSKSSNEILDAYLLMKENHALVKDLKKSKSENIESFLSQSPPPSPFPNAGSTSSAPGVQQSLTYQTLATVPDLSTLPNSTIAILPTSLPSIHRAYMAETKQNGEQVAAPPPTKKSKTRWHFGIRSRSYPLDVMGEIYRALKNLGAEWAKPTEEELWTIRVRWKYDTSAQFECGSAPNLMKMQIQLFQLEPNNYLVDFKFDGWESAHGSEGTDSPHSHRQQDLDEVGSFSAYPFLHLATRLIMELAVNSQSG encoded by the coding sequence ATGTCGGAGCAAACCCAACCGCAGGCATCTAatgatcaacaacaagaatcacagcaacagcaacatcatcatcaccaccaccatcatcatcatcaccacaataatgaaaatcaaCCGCAACAGCCAGTTCCGATCGACCCTGCTGCGAATCCAGCCAATAGAATAGGGCGGTACCAGATTCTCAAGACATTGGGTGAAGGGTCATTTGGTAAAGTCAAATTGGCTCAGCATATAGGTACGGGCCAAAAAGTTGCTTTGAAGATCATTAATCGTAAAACATTGGCCAAGTCTGACATGCAGGGTCGTGTTGAAAGAGAGATTTCATATTTGAGATTATTAAGACACCCACATATCATTAAATTATACGATGTCATAAAATCCAAAGATGAAATCATTATGGTTATTGAATTTGCCGGTAaagaattgtttgattatATTGTTCAAAGAGGTAAAATGCCAGAAGATGAAGCCAGAAGATTTTTCCAACAAATTATCGCTGCTGTAGAGTATTGCCATCGCCATAAGATTGTTCATCGTGATTTGAAACCAGAAAACTTATTGTTAGATGACCAGTTGAATGTCAAAATTGCTGATTTTGGGTTATCCAATATCATGACAGATGGTAACTTTTTGAAGACATCTTGTGGATCTCCTAACTATGCAGCACCAGAAGTTATTTCCGGTAAGTTGTACGCTGGTCCTGAAGTTGATGTTTGGTCAGCCGGGGTTATTTTGTATGTTATGTTGTGTGGCAGATTGCCATTCGATGATGAGTTTATCCCAGCTTTATTCAAAAAGATTAGTAATGGTGTTTACACTTTGCCTAATTATTTGAGTGCTGGAGCTAAGCATTTGTTGACAAGAATGCTTGTTGTCAACCCATTAAACAGAATTACCATCCATGAAATTATGGAAGATGAATGGTTCAAACAAGATATGCCAGATTATTTGTTACCACCAGATTTATcaaagaataagaatagCAAGATTGACATTGATGAAGACGTTATTCGCGCCTTGTCGGTGACGATGGGATATGACCgtgatgaaattattaatgttaTCGAAAAGGCCAACAAACAAGTGGCTACAGGGAATTCGTCATctcaacaatcaaaatcaagCAATGAGATATTAGATGCctatttattaatgaaagaaaacCATGCATTGGtgaaagatttgaaaaagagtAAATCAGAAAACATCGAGTCGTTTTTATCTCAATCTCCACCACCAAGTCCATTCCCCAACGCAGGATCAACAAGCTCTGCTCCCGGTGTGCAGCAATCCTTAACTTATCAAACCTTGGCTACAGTGCCTGACTTGTCAACATTACCAAACTCAACCATTGCAATATTGCCAACCAGTTTGCCTTCGATACATCGTGCTTATATGGCTGAAACTAAACAGAACGGCGAACAAGTAGCCGCTCCTCCACCAACCAAGAAGCTGAAGACGAGATGGCATTTTGGAATCAGATCGAGATCATATCCACTAGATGTGATGGGAGAAATTTATCGTGCTCTAAAGAATTTGGGTGCAGAATGGGCCAAGCCCACAGAGGAAGAGTTATGGACAATAAGAGTAAGATGGAAATATGATACGAGTGCACAATTTGAATGTGGTAGTGCAccaaatttgatgaagatgcAAATccaattatttcaattggaACCAAATAACTATTTAGTTGACTTCAAGTTTGATGGTTGGGAACTGGCACATGGAAGCGAAGGCACTGATTCTCCTCATAGCCACAGACAACAAGACCTAGATGAAGTCGGGTCATTCTCTGCTTATCCTTTCTTACATTTAGCTACTAGATTAATTATGGAATTAGCTGTAAATAGTCAAAGTGGATAA